Below is a genomic region from Sander vitreus isolate 19-12246 chromosome 15, sanVit1, whole genome shotgun sequence.
CCTGTGTATTCTGGGATTGAGGCAGGGGAGGAAATAGTGGAGTCATTCTCCCAATCCTTCTCTCCATTGTGAGCACTCGTACGTCTTGGTGACATTAGCCGAGAGGGAGAGTGTGAACGGCTAGAGGGAGTACAAAGAGTTTTGTGAAGAAAGTGAGTTATATACCTTGATGCTATGTGTACATGTTACATGTACCTTTGCCCCTGATAACAGCAAACAAAACCTGTAGCTGGTATACaataatacataaacacacatatagaATACCTTTAATATCAATATTCTGACAATATTTTATGGGACACAACGGGTGCTTGTAGAAAAACTTTACAGACACATTTTGAAAGATGatcaataataatgtatacttaaTGAACAAACGAtcttggaaaaataaaaataaaagaggtaattcttttcattttactAGAAATAATTAAAGTTTATCTTATATAATGCTATCAATATTTTAGGAAAGGTATATGTAAAAGACTTTTTTCTTTGGGATTTAAAATAATCTTGTTGTAAAATAATCAGAACACTGTTTTAGGCTGAATTATGTGCCTCCCAATTTCCAAGCATTTATTAAGAAAATACAAGCCATTGTCACTGTGCAGGTTACCTGGGGGACTTCCTGACACTCAGGCTTCCAGAGTCATTAGCTACGGAGGAAAGGTTCATGGTTGACTGGGAGTACACCTTGTTCAGCCTGGAGCCTAGAAGTAGGAAACAGAAATGATAATGAAAAATCAAAtacgtgtttgtttgtgtgtgtgtgtgtgtgtgtgtgtgtgtgtgtgtgtgtgtgtgtgtgtgtgtgtgtgtgtgtgtgtgtgtgtgtaggaagaGGGCATACTAAATTGTGGGTAAACTTCAGAACTATTTACCCATGAAACCCTTGGCAGGGCTATGAGAGAGGACGGAGTCATCTCTGAACACAGTCTTGGGTCTCTGCTTCTTGACACCGCGAACCGTGGTGGGTTTATGCCTCAGCACCTTGTCCAAGTCTTCCATGATcttgagctgatgtctcctctCATACTCCTGCCGAGTGAAGTCTCCTCTGCGCTGGGGAGTCCCTTCGACTGGTGGGGTGCATGATGCTGGAGGGGTGCCTGGAGTCTGGGGTCTGTCCTCACTCTTATTCCCCCAACCCTCAATGTTCATCCACTGAGGCTTGCTAAAAGTACAGGAATATAATGTGTAAAACGTTCAATGTGTGACATTAACATTGCAAAATCAATGATAAAAACATGATCCTGATGTATCATACAAGTGATGGCAACAATTTGTTCAATTCATCAAACACAGGACAACAAATCagttaatcatcatcatcattatataTGCTGCAAAAACTGCAATCTTAATTTAAGATAATAAATGCTACAGTCTTCATTTGGTTACGAATACaggtatttgaaaaaaataaataaaaaaataaataaataaaagtctcacttggcttctttttctttttcctgctCAAGTTTGCGTCTTTTCATCTCTTCTGCTCTCTTCTGCTGTTTCTCCAGCAATGCTGCTCTTCGCTGGGCCATTTCGTCCTCCGGTCGCTCCTTCTCATCCtaataataaagacaaaaagaaaaaaagaaaaaaggtatgAATGCACTGACCTTACAAAAACAGCCTAAACCTAAACATTTTTAGAAAAGCGCATACAGTAATAACAATCAGTCACCTACCTTGAAAAAGAAACCAACCCCTCCTTTCCCCTCTTGCTCTGTCCGGTCACTCATCGAGTCAGAGAAAGCGTCAGGTATTTGGTCATCCTCCTCCCCATCTCCACGCAGAGCAGACAGCGAGATCTCTATCAGGCTACTGCGTTTGCCATTTAACATCCCTGCAGGGACATCACTCTCGAAGGAACACTCTGATGGGGCACCAGAGCTGCAACCCCCATGTGCAAGCCCTTCCTTGTGAGCCAAAGTTCCATGTGAGGGCCCGGCCTCCAGGTCCATGCTAAATATACTATGATCGTCACTGTAGCCTACTTCTGACAATGCGTCATCTGCAGCAGGACGGGGAGTCAAGGCAGGAGTTGGTATAGGATTCACTGTCGTCGTGGGGACAGGAGTTGGTCCAGATGAGCGCAGCTCATCTAGGCGGTCAGAGTCACCAATGGAGAATGAAGACAAAGTCTGGTCTTGGGATTGCCAGGGATTTACACGACGAAGGTGGGGGATGCGGTCCACGTTTTTAGGTGCGGCGATAATCCTTGACAGGGTTGGGACCTTAATGTCCAAGGGACGACTGTGTTGGTGTTGTTTTGGGCTTTTAGGGGGCACAGATTGGGCTCTACGATGGACTTTAGGCGACTTAGGAGGAGTGGTGTGGTGTGTGATTTTGCGGGATGGAGACGGAGAGGAGGAGGTTGAATTTAAATCTCGGGTGGATTCACGCGACATGCGTGCAGCGGCTGGGGTGGGGGTTTTAGGGCTGGCTGGAATTACCCAGGATTTGTTGTTGGCACCTACAGGTTTCTTCATGATTAGGTGGTTCTGCTGCTCGGTCAGCCGCTGCATGTCACTTTGCAGAGAGCTAAGAGCTGCAGTCAGCTTGGATACAGCATTGTTATAGTCCCCTAGTGGAGCTACCATTTTCTCACCAGGAGTCCCAGAGCCCTTCTCTCCTGGTGTACCTGCCCTTTCTTTGGAATGACTGGCCTGTTTGTTGAGCTGAAGTCCTACTTTGACATTACTGACATCCGCCACTGAGGGGCGCTGTTCATCTTGTTCCTGCTGTTCTTCCTCTTCCATTCGAGCTAGCCTTTCTTCCAGTGTCAAGCGAGAGAGGTCTTCTTCTGTGGATGAGGTGCTGACCTGGccatcccctcctcccccctcaccTTCGTCCTCATGCTGCTCCTTCTTTAACTGCAGAAAGGCACTCTTCCCCAGTCTTTGCCGGTGCTTTGCAAAAATGGCCTCAATGCGTTTCTTTTGCGCTTCGATAGCCTTGCGCTTTTCTTCAAGCCGTGTTCCCAACTCAGACATCTCATTATTGAGTTGTGGGCTCTTGCTGGGGCTTTCTTCAGACTTTTGTGCCCCCATGGTCATctgagaagaagatgaagagggGTCACTGGCTTTGGGAGATTCCATGATCTGCTTCTTTTTGCGTTCTGCAAAACTGGTCATCTTTACACCACTATCAGACACCTCTTTGCCATTGCTTCTGGCAGAGTGTGCACCGGTAGCCGGTGTGGTTGGAGTGGACTGGGCCTTCGGCAGGTCTTCTGATGCATCTGAGTCCACACTGCCGTCTCTCAAGACCGAGTCATCATCTCGTGAACATTCAGAGGGGTTTCTAGTGCGAGTGGGCTCCCTGGACTCTCCCGTGGGCCGGTACATCATTCCTGAGCGTGTAGGGGCAGAGAAGCTGATGGGTGCTAAGTTGTTGTTATGTCGAGAACTAGCAGGGTCATCAGGAGAGTGGAGGTAGAAGCCATCAGGAGCACCATCAGGGTGTAAACGAGGCTCCATCTTGCTTTCGTTGTGGATAATTTGTAGAGCCTCTTCAATGGTAGGCAGCTCTCCTGTTTCACTTGCCACAAGGCCGTTCTCCTCTGCCAACCTTGGGATACTGGGAGTCTGGGTGGCCCAAGAAGCTCTCTGTGGACCATTGGGGCCAGGGGGTTTGCTTAGAAAATGGCTGAGGTCTTCAGGAGGGGTGTAGGGCACCCGGGTCATGTTTTGGCCTGTTGGGTTAAGTTGGTCTGAGCTCACAGAGCGGGTTATCACAGGGTTGCCCATCACAATGTCCACATCACTGTCCAGGCCAAAAGGAATGCTGAAGGATACTGCTGACAAAGGGCGgctaagaagaaaaacaaagctaGAGTAAGTATTCTTAAAAAGGTTTAAATGGTACTTATATACAAGTCCTACCTGAGAGGTTTCTTGCTCCATGTCTTTCCAACTCCTTCTATATGAGACATTGAGGTAGACTGAGTCAAAGATCCTGAGTATAATGggggacacacagacacgtaaaGGCATGCACACCACATAGAGATGCACAAATCAAGCCATAAACcaatacaaaaaattaaaacatatgTACAAAACCTCTCCATAGccatagaaataagaaaacacaaaaacacaaagcacaacTAAAAAACGAACAAGGATTGAGGGAAACAGGTGAACCACATTGTAAAAGGATAGAAACATATACAAAACACTGTAGCTGTGCAATGATAACAGTACACTGTCTTCATCTTACCTGACGCAGGAGAGGAGATGGGGAGGAAAGGCTTCTTGAAGATAGAAGGGGAGGTACTGTAAGGCAGAGAAAATCTTTCAGTTCAAACTAAAAATATTCCAGACTACAAAGGCACCATTATATTCAGAGAGCATCTGTACCTGTTGCCACTCAAGCTACTTGGTGTTAATGGTGTGGATCcatctaaaacagaaaaagaaaaccccAATAAGACTTTATAACAGATACTACTAGGATTACACAGTAACACAAAATTGGCGACACTTACCCAACGTGTCTATTGGCTGAACAAATTCTGGCCTCCGTACTTCAAACCAGTTAAGCAGTTCTGCTAGGAAGCTCAGCAAGTTGAGCTAAACAGAACAGACAGAATAAATCAGGCATTCAAAAGACAACACAGTTCTCAATATTTTTGTCTCAGTCGATTACTGATCAGGAGTGTGAATGTAAGTACCTGAAGCTCCTGTGGGGTGTATAGCATGTCCTCCAGTGACAAATGACAGCAGCTCTTCAGACAGCTGTCACAGAATTCATGGATGAATTGCAGATTGTATAGGCTGTCTGCTACAGACATGGACTCCTTCATACAAACATCTTacagagacaggaaaaaaagagtTATACTGACAGAAACATGTGAAGTACTAAAAAGCTGTTTGTGGTTACAAATCTGTTATTACCTTCAAGTCTTAGCAGGCCAGGACAATAGTAATGTATGACTGCAGCAACAGCACAACCACTGGACAGGTCTTTGATTTCATTCACCACTGGAAAGATGGGCTTATATTTGGACTGTATTTTATCCTTCCTGTAGCGgagctaaaaacaaacaagacaatcAAATACTGCAGTGTGACCTTAATAGTACTTtgttaatgtttatttattattttatttatttgacacatTAGTTCATGTTAGACCAtcatcaaagtctgtttttttCGAAGTTGGGTGAGACACTCGAAAGTCAATACGCACCGGGACACATTACAGAAAATGCTTTAAAAAGGATTTGCTGTATGAATGTAAGAAACGAGAACAAATAATGCTCATGCTGAACAAATGGAAGATGCAAATGACTTAATCGGAGCAGAAAGAAGGAAGATTTTGTCGGAAGAAAGTGGGACAAGTCTCAGGAggcaagagagaggaaaaaagttTCAGGTACaactacagtatgtatatatacaaacaGCCCACTGTCTGCAGGGACTAGCTGACTAGAAGCCTGTCTCTGTTAACCCCCATagccattcacacacaaacacacacctctgtTGCACAGAGGACCAGAGGAACCGGTTGTACATGGCAGTTTCAAGGCTTGCTTGCTTGTGATTCATGCACCACTCGACTGTCAACAAGCATTGCCCCGCCCTATTGACGTTTATGCTGCGACGTGCACTTTAATGAAGATTAGGATGTGATGCACACTAGCATTCTCACATCAGcatatggagagagagaaaacacaccTGACCATCAGATATTTGCTGATACATTTGATGAAGACACTGGAGGGATGGGGGGGACAGGGggaaggagcagaggaaaggagggaacTTACAGGAACAAGTTTCCAGTACCAGCGAGTAGGACACTGTCAGAAAGGATGAGGTACAGGAAATAGAGAATAAAAAGGGAATGGAGAACAGGAGCACAAGGAGAGGTATTAA
It encodes:
- the camsap3 gene encoding calmodulin-regulated spectrin-associated protein 3 isoform X2, whose product is MVDSPTMRKTFVVPDIKPLDLYDSTKAKICASVGWLLAKSYGSAENVPAELRDPFYCDQYEQEHLKPPVTRLLQSSELYCRTYSLLLGGTGAEAQPKDNVTLLQLLTQRGIVSKDQDTPVTDADLRHKPIKMSAHLAVIDALMAVGAMETVTAVKTCGSAELLGGASSSEDALLHWVNGLNRKLRECTEEAHNEQPITEPQPVQPSLRYRKDKIQSKYKPIFPVVNEIKDLSSGCAVAAVIHYYCPGLLRLEDVCMKESMSVADSLYNLQFIHEFCDSCLKSCCHLSLEDMLYTPQELQLNLLSFLAELLNWFEVRRPEFVQPIDTLDGSTPLTPSSLSGNSTSPSIFKKPFLPISSPASEGVGKTWSKKPLSRPLSAVSFSIPFGLDSDVDIVMGNPVITRSVSSDQLNPTGQNMTRVPYTPPEDLSHFLSKPPGPNGPQRASWATQTPSIPRLAEENGLVASETGELPTIEEALQIIHNESKMEPRLHPDGAPDGFYLHSPDDPASSRHNNNLAPISFSAPTRSGMMYRPTGESREPTRTRNPSECSRDDDSVLRDGSVDSDASEDLPKAQSTPTTPATGAHSARSNGKEVSDSGVKMTSFAERKKKQIMESPKASDPSSSSSQMTMGAQKSEESPSKSPQLNNEMSELGTRLEEKRKAIEAQKKRIEAIFAKHRQRLGKSAFLQLKKEQHEDEGEGGGGDGQVSTSSTEEDLSRLTLEERLARMEEEEQQEQDEQRPSVADVSNVKVGLQLNKQASHSKERAGTPGEKGSGTPGEKMVAPLGDYNNAVSKLTAALSSLQSDMQRLTEQQNHLIMKKPVGANNKSWVIPASPKTPTPAAARMSRESTRDLNSTSSSPSPSRKITHHTTPPKSPKVHRRAQSVPPKSPKQHQHSRPLDIKVPTLSRIIAAPKNVDRIPHLRRVNPWQSQDQTLSSFSIGDSDRLDELRSSGPTPVPTTTVNPIPTPALTPRPAADDALSEVGYSDDHSIFSMDLEAGPSHGTLAHKEGLAHGGCSSGAPSECSFESDVPAGMLNGKRSSLIEISLSALRGDGEEDDQIPDAFSDSMSDRTEQEGKGGVGFFFKDEKERPEDEMAQRRAALLEKQQKRAEEMKRRKLEQEKEKEANKPQWMNIEGWGNKSEDRPQTPGTPPASCTPPVEGTPQRRGDFTRQEYERRHQLKIMEDLDKVLRHKPTTVRGVKKQRPKTVFRDDSVLSHSPAKGFMGSRLNKVYSQSTMNLSSVANDSGSLSVRKSPSRSHSPSRLMSPRRTSAHNGEKDWENDSTISSPASIPEYTGPKLYKEPSFKSNKFIIHNAITRCCLAGKVNEPQKNKIVEEMETSTANHFLILFRDTSCQFRAVYTMNPETEEMVRLTGIGPRIIAPEMVESIYKYSSDRKQFTVIPSKTMSMSVDAFTIPGHFWQKRPGTPKKLGTPK
- the camsap3 gene encoding calmodulin-regulated spectrin-associated protein 3 isoform X1 codes for the protein MVDSPTMRKTFVVPDIKPLDLYDSTKAKICASVGWLLAKSYGSAENVPAELRDPFYCDQYEQEHLKPPVTRLLQSSELYCRTYSLLLGGTGAEAQPKDNVTLLQLLTQRGIVSKDQDTPVTDADLRHKPIKMSAHLAVIDALMAVGAMETVTAVKTCGSAELLGGASSSEDALLHWVNGLNRKLRECTEEAHNEQPITEPQPVQPSLRYRKDKIQSKYKPIFPVVNEIKDLSSGCAVAAVIHYYCPGLLRLEDVCMKESMSVADSLYNLQFIHEFCDSCLKSCCHLSLEDMLYTPQELQLNLLSFLAELLNWFEVRRPEFVQPIDTLDGSTPLTPSSLSGNSTSPSIFKKPFLPISSPASGSLTQSTSMSHIEGVGKTWSKKPLSRPLSAVSFSIPFGLDSDVDIVMGNPVITRSVSSDQLNPTGQNMTRVPYTPPEDLSHFLSKPPGPNGPQRASWATQTPSIPRLAEENGLVASETGELPTIEEALQIIHNESKMEPRLHPDGAPDGFYLHSPDDPASSRHNNNLAPISFSAPTRSGMMYRPTGESREPTRTRNPSECSRDDDSVLRDGSVDSDASEDLPKAQSTPTTPATGAHSARSNGKEVSDSGVKMTSFAERKKKQIMESPKASDPSSSSSQMTMGAQKSEESPSKSPQLNNEMSELGTRLEEKRKAIEAQKKRIEAIFAKHRQRLGKSAFLQLKKEQHEDEGEGGGGDGQVSTSSTEEDLSRLTLEERLARMEEEEQQEQDEQRPSVADVSNVKVGLQLNKQASHSKERAGTPGEKGSGTPGEKMVAPLGDYNNAVSKLTAALSSLQSDMQRLTEQQNHLIMKKPVGANNKSWVIPASPKTPTPAAARMSRESTRDLNSTSSSPSPSRKITHHTTPPKSPKVHRRAQSVPPKSPKQHQHSRPLDIKVPTLSRIIAAPKNVDRIPHLRRVNPWQSQDQTLSSFSIGDSDRLDELRSSGPTPVPTTTVNPIPTPALTPRPAADDALSEVGYSDDHSIFSMDLEAGPSHGTLAHKEGLAHGGCSSGAPSECSFESDVPAGMLNGKRSSLIEISLSALRGDGEEDDQIPDAFSDSMSDRTEQEGKGGVGFFFKDEKERPEDEMAQRRAALLEKQQKRAEEMKRRKLEQEKEKEANKPQWMNIEGWGNKSEDRPQTPGTPPASCTPPVEGTPQRRGDFTRQEYERRHQLKIMEDLDKVLRHKPTTVRGVKKQRPKTVFRDDSVLSHSPAKGFMGSRLNKVYSQSTMNLSSVANDSGSLSVRKSPSRSHSPSRLMSPRRTSAHNGEKDWENDSTISSPASIPEYTGPKLYKEPSFKSNKFIIHNAITRCCLAGKVNEPQKNKIVEEMETSTANHFLILFRDTSCQFRAVYTMNPETEEMVRLTGIGPRIIAPEMVESIYKYSSDRKQFTVIPSKTMSMSVDAFTIPGHFWQKRPGTPKKLGTPK